A single Triticum dicoccoides isolate Atlit2015 ecotype Zavitan chromosome 2A, WEW_v2.0, whole genome shotgun sequence DNA region contains:
- the LOC119359508 gene encoding copper transporter 6-like, protein MRDMSGDAGGMGAMPMPPPPADHAATKAAAPHTMMGMMHMTFFWGDRAVVLFPGWPGERGAGMYLLCLLFVLALAALTEALALLSRRLARRGEDGAPATAASAALLTAVHAARMGMAYLVMLAVMSFNVGVLLAAVAGHAVGFLFARSRVRTGAARGNVTSPELCGVPPSHPSKP, encoded by the coding sequence ATGAGGGACATGAGCGGCGACGCCGGCGGCATGGGAGCGATGCCGATGCCGCCACCGCCGGCCGACCACGCCGCCACGAAGGCGGCGGCGCCGCACACAATGATGGGGATGATGCACATGACCTTCTTCTGGGGCGACCGCGCGGTGGTCCTCTTCCCGGGCTGGCCGGGGGAGCGCGGCGCCGGGATGTacctcctctgcctcctcttcGTGCTCGCCCTCGCCGCGCTCACAGAGGCCCTCGCCCTGCTCtcgcgccgcctcgcccgccgcgGCGAGGACGGCGCCCCGGCCACGGCGGCATCTGCGGCGCTGCTGACGGCGGTGCACGCCGCCAGGATGGGGATGGCCTACCTGGTGATGCTGGCCGTCATGTCGTTCAACGTCggcgtcctcctcgcggcagtcgccGGCCACGCCGTCGGGTTCCTCTTCGCGCGGAGCAGAGTGCGCACAGGCGCGGCGCGCGGGAATGTCACATCCCCTGAGCTCTGTGGCGTCCCGCCGTCGCACCCGTCCAAGCCTTAG
- the LOC119355119 gene encoding non-specific lipid-transfer protein 4-like — MSMRSLLVLALVVAAAACLAAPRGAHGAGECGKTPADKMALKLAPCASAGQDPKSAPSSGCCAAVHTIGKQSPKCLCAVMLSDTAKSAGIKPEAAMSIPKRCNLVDRPVGYKCGAYTLP; from the exons ATGTCGATGAGGAGTCTGCTGGTGCTCGCTCTGGTGGTCGCGGCCGCGGCGTGCCTCGCGGCGCCGCGCGGCGCGCACGGGGCCGGCGAGTGCGGGAAGACGCCGGCGGACAAGATGGCGCTCAAGCTGGCGCCGTGCGCGTCGGCGGGGCAGGACCCCAAGTCGGCGCCGTCCAGCGGGTGCTGCGCGGCGGTGCACACCATCGGCAAGCAGAGCCCCAAGTGCCTCTGCGCCGTCATGCTCTCCGACACCGCCAAGAGCGCCGGCATCAAGCCGGAGGCCGCCATGTCCATCCCCAAGCGCTGCAACCTCGTCGACCGCCCGGTCGGCTACAAGTGCGGAG CTTACACTCTGCCCTGA